One genomic region from Calypte anna isolate BGI_N300 chromosome 8, bCalAnn1_v1.p, whole genome shotgun sequence encodes:
- the LOC103529440 gene encoding P-selectin isoform X5 gives MGTGPRSAGRMRAPGSRRICCLSIAAIAWGAVMQVEVDAWTYHYSDQGDYTWEQARNYCRTFFTDLVAIQNQEEIQHLNQSLPFHGRYYWIGIRKLGGTWTWVGTKKVLTKEAENWAAGEPNNRRSNQDCVEIYIKRQQESGKWNDEPCSRRKKALCYRASCQPFSCSQQGECVETIGSYRCECYPGFHGPECEDVVQCAKLQPEGVHMNCSHPFGDFSYNSTCVFQCQEGFQQEGVSRLQCLASQQWSAETPICTAITCPVLSAPDQGKLNCSHLHGDFAFGSTCDFSCQVGFELKGTESLECMATGTWTGNPPQCEAITCPVLSAPDQGDLNCSHLHGDFAFGSTCDFSCQVGFELKGTESLECMATGTWTGNPPHCEAVACPVLSAPDQGELNCSHLHGDFAFGSTCDFSCQVGFELKGTESLECMATGTWTGDAPHCEAITCPLLSAPDQGDLNCSHLHGDFAFGSTCDFSCQVGFLLVGSETRECTATGTWTGDAPHCEAVACPVLSAPDQAEMNCSHLHGDFAFGSMCDFSCQVGFELVGSETRECTAPGTWSGDAPHCRAISCPELDAPSRGELNCSHQHGNFTYNSLCTFSCQEGSVRMGAEVLQCAATGNWTRQPPVCAEDHAPFLKQVLAYSSGTALAVAGIVLSGTLIALLAKRLSTREEKKQLLNSTSDLGSPGIFTNAAYDANFSAWS, from the exons aTG GGAACGGGACCGCGCTCTGCCGGGAGGATGCGGGCTCCGGGCTCCCGCCGCATCTGCTGCCTGAGCATCGCTGCCATCGCATGGG GCGCCGTGATGCAAGTGGAGGTGGATGCCTGGACCTACCACTACAGTGACCAAGGGGACTACACGTGGGAGCAGGCCAGGAACTACTGCAGGACCTTCTTCACGGACCTGGTAGCCATACAGAACCAGGAGGAGATCCAGCACCTCAACCAGAGCCTGCCCTTCCACGGGCGCTACTACTGGATCGGCATCCGCAAGCTGGGTGGCACCTGGACCTGGGTGGGCACCAAGAAGGTGCTGACCAAGGAGGCAGAGAACTGGGCAGCTGGGGAGCCCAACAACCGCCGATCGAACCAGGATTGTGTGGAGATCTACATCAAGAGGCAGCAGGAATCAGGGAAGTGGAATGATGAGCCCTGCAGCCGGAGGAAAAAGGCGCTGTGCTACCGGG cctcctgccagcccttctcctgcagccagcagggagaGTGCGTGGAGACCATCGGGAGCTACCGCTGCGAGTGCTACCCTGGCTTCCACGGCCCTgagtgtgaggatg TTGTGCAGTGTGCCAAGCTCCAGCCTGAGGGAGTGCACATGAACTGCAGCCATCCCTTTGGGGACTTCAGCTACAACTCCACCTGCGTGTTCCAGTGCCAGGAGGGCTTCCAGCAGGAAGGTGTAAGCAGGCTCCAGTGCCTGGCATCCCAGCAGTGGTCAGCAGAGACCCCCATCTGCACAG CCATCACCTGCCCAGTGCTCAGTGCTCCAGACCAAGGAAAGCTGAACTGCTCCCATCTCCATGGGGACTTTGCCTTTGGCTCCACGTGTGACTTCTCCTGCCAGGTGGGGTTTGAGCTGAAGGGGACAGAGAGCCTGGAGTGCATGGCTACAGGGACCTGGACTGGGAATCCCCCACAGTGTGAAG CCATCACCTGCCCTGTGCTCAGTGCTCCAGACCAGGGAGACCTGAACTGCTCCCATCTCCATGGGGACTTTGCCTTTGGCTCCACGTGTGACTTCTCCTGCCAGGTGGGGTTTGAGCTGAAGGGGACAGAGAGCCTGGAGTGCATGGCTACAGGGACCTGGACTGGGAATCCCCCACACTGTGAAG CTGTtg CCTGCCCTGTGCTCAGTGCTCCAGACCAAGGAGAGCTGAACTGCTCCCATCTCCATGGGGACTTTGCCTTTGGCTCCACGTGTGACTTCTCCTGCCAGGTGGGGTTTGAGCTGAAGGGGACAGAGAGCCTGGAGTGCATGGCTACGGGGACCTGGACTGGGGATGCCCCACATTGTGAAG CCATCACCTGCCCTCTGCTCAGTGCTCCGGACCAGGGAGACCTGAACTGCTCCCATCTCCATGGGGACTTTGCCTTTGGCTCCACGTGTGACTTCTCCTGCCAGGTGGGGTTTTTGCTGGTGGGCTCAGAGACCCGTGAGTGCACAGCCACAGGGACTTGGACTGGGGATGCCCCACACTGTGAAG CTGTtgcctgccctgtgctcagTGCTCCAGACCAGGCAGAGATGAACTGCTCCCACCTCCATGGGGACTTTGCCTTTGGCTCGATGTGTGACTTCTCCTGCCAGGTGGGGTTTGAGCTGGTGGGCTCAGAGACCCGTGAGTGCACAGCCCCAGGGACCTGGAGTGGGGATGCCCCACATTGCAGAG CCATCAGctgcccagagctggatgcCCCCAGCAGAGGAGAGCTCAACTGCTCCCACCAGCATGGGAACTTCACCTACAACTCCCTGTGCACTTTCTCCTGTCAGGAAGGGTCTGTCAGGATgggagcagaggtgctgcagtgTGCAGCCACGGGGAACTGGACCAGGCAACCCCCAGTTTGTGCAG AGGACCATGCTCCTTTCTTAAAGCAAGTCCTGGCTTACAGCAGTGGCACAGCTCTGGCAGTGGCTGGCATTGTGCTCTCAGGGACACTCATTGCCCTCCTGGCCAAGAGGCTCAGCACCAGAG AGGAGAAGAAGCAGCTCCTGAACTCCACCAG TGACCTGGGATCTCCAGGAATCTTCACCAACGCAGCATACGATGCCAACTTCTCAG cctggtCGTGA